A single Oryctolagus cuniculus chromosome 18, mOryCun1.1, whole genome shotgun sequence DNA region contains:
- the SAMD4B gene encoding protein Smaug homolog 2 → MMFRDQVGILAGWFKGWNECEQTVALLSLLKRVTRTQARFLQLCLEHSLADCNDIHLLESEANSAAIVSQWQQESKEKVVSLLLSHLPLLQPGNTEAKSEYMRLLQKVLAYSIESNAFIEESRQLLSYALIHPATTLEDRNALALWLSHLEERLASSFRTRPEPSYHSRQGSDEWGGPAELGPGEAGQGWQEKPPRENGHVPFHPSSSVPPAISSIGSNANTGLPCQIHPSPLKRSMSLIPTSPQAPGEWPSPEELGARAAFTTPDHAPLSPQSSVASSGSEQTEEQGSSRNTFQEDGSGMKDVPSWLKSLRLHKYAALFSQMSYEEMMTLTEQHLESQNVTKGARHKIALSIQKLRERQSVLKSLEKDVLEGGNLRNALQELQQIIITPIKAYSVLQATVAAAAATPAAKDGGRGELPGAEPPPAHSSTDKGTEAKDPPAAENYPPPPAPAPTDGSEPAPAPVADGDIPSQFTRVMGKVCTQLLVSRPDEENITSYLQLIEKCLTHEAFTETQKKRLLSWKQQVLKLLRTFPRKAALEMQNYRQQKGWAFGSNSLPIAGSVGMGVARRTQRQFPMPPRALPPGRMGLLSPSGIAGVSPRHALTSPSLGGQGRQNLWFANPGGSNSMPSQSRSSVQRTHSLPVHSSPQAILMFPPDCPVPGPDLEINPTLESLCLSMTEHALGDGTDKTSTI, encoded by the exons CTATCGTCAGCCAGTGGCAACAGGAGTCCAAAGAGAAGGTGGTGTCCCTCCTGCTGTCCCACCTGCCACTGCTTCAGCCGGGCAACACAGAGGCCAAGTCGGAGTATATGAGGCTCCTGCAGAAAGTGCTGGCCTACTCAATTGAGAGCAATGCCTTCATCGAGGAGAGCCGCCAGCTGCTCTCCTACGCCCTCATCCATCCAGCCACCACCCTGGAGGACCGCAACGCACTAGCCCTCTGGCTGAGCCACCTGGAAGAGCGGCTGGCTAGCAGCTTCCGCACCCGACCAGAGCCCTCCTACCACTCGCGCCAGGGCTCTGATGAGTGGGGGGGccctgcagagctgggccctgGAGAGGCAGGGCAAGGCTGGCAGGAAAAGCCACCCCGGGAAAATGGACACGTGCCCTTCCACCCATCCAGCTCAGTGCCGCCAGCCATCAGCAGTATTGGGAGCAACGCAAACACAG GTCTCCCCTGCCAAATCCACCCTAGCCCGCTGAAGCGCTCCATGTCGCTCATCCCTACGAGCCCCCAGGCCCCTGGTGAGTGGCCGAGTCCAGAGGAGCTCGGGGCCCGGGCTGCTTTCACCACACCCGACCACGCACCCCTCTCGCCCCAGAGCAGCGTGGCCTCCTCTGGCAGTGAGCAGACAGAGGAGCAGGGCTCCAGCCGGAACACGTTCCAGGAGGACGGCAGCGGCATGAAAG ATGTGCCCTCGTGGCTCAAAAGCCTCCGCTTGCACAAGTATGCGGCCCTCTTCTCACAGATGAGCTATGAGGAGATGATGACACTGACTGAGCAGCACCTGGAGTCTCAG AACGTCACCAAAGGTGCCCGCCACAAGATAGCCCTGAGCATCCAGAAGCTGCGCGAGAGGCAGAGCGTCCTCAAGTCCCTGGAGAAG GATGTGCTGGAAGGTGGGAATCTGCGAAACGCcctgcaggagctgcagcagaTCATCATCACCCCCATCAAAGCCTACAGCGTCCTCCAGGCCACTGTAGCAGCTGCCGCTGCCACCCCTGCTGCCAAGGATGGGGGCCGGGGGGAGCTGCCTGGTGCTGAGCCTCCCCCAGCCCATTCCAGCACAGACAAGGGCACCGAGGCCAAGGACCCTCCAGCTGCGGAGAACTATCCCCCTCCACCAGCTCCGGCTCCCACTGATGGCAGtgagccagccccagctcccgTTGCCGACGGAGACATCCCCAGCCAGTTTACACGGGTCATGGGCAAAG TGTGCACCCAGCTGCTGGTGTCCCGACCAGACGAGGAGAACATCACCAGTTACCTCCAGCTCATCGAAAAGTGCCTGACTCATGAG GCTTtcacagagacacagaagaagcggCTGCTATCCTGGAAACAGCAAGTGCTGAAGCTCCTCCGGACGTTCCCGCGCAAGGCCGCGCTGGAAATGCAGAACTACCGGCAGCAGAAAGG CTGGGCGTTCGGCTCCAACTCACTCCCCATAGCTGGTTCTGTGGGGATGGGAGTGGCCCGGCGGACCCAGCGCCAGTTCCCAATGCCTCCCCGGGCCCTCCCACCTGGCAGGATGGGCCTCCTGAGCCCCTCGGGCATTGCGGGCGTCTCCCCTCGACACGCCCTTACCAGCCCCAGCCTTGGGGGCCAGGGCCGACAG AACCTGTGGTTTGCCAACCCTGGAGGCAGCAACAGCATGCCCAGCCAGAGCCGTAGCTCTGTGCAGCGCACCCACTCGCTCCCGGTCCACTCGTCGCCCCAGGCCATTCTCATGTTCCCTCCAG acTGCCCGGTCCCTGGGCCTGACCTGGAGATCAATCCCACTCTGGAGTCTCTGTGTCTGAGCATGACAGAACACGCCTTGGGTG ATGGGACAGACAAAACCTCCACCATCTGA